GGAGAGCGACGTGAGCGACGAGGCATACCGGCAGTTTCACGGTTTTCGCCGTTTTCATCCTGTTGCTCTGCATTTCCCGGGGCTTCTACAACCGCAGGAAGCGCAACTGGTGCCTGCTCGGTAACTGCCTGCGCAACCTGAGTCTCTTCCACTGCAGAAGATGCATCCGCAGACTCAATACGTACTTTCTGGCTTAGCTGACGCGGCTTACGGCGCTGCATAACCTGCGTGCGTTCTTCCTGCTCGGCATCTTGCTCAACAACATTGTCCTGCTGCAGCGCTTTGACTTCCTGCTGTGCCTGACGTTTTTCGTCAGAACGACGACGGTTGCGCTCACGGCGTGGCTGCTGTTCGTCACGGGATTTCTGCTGCTTATCCGCGTCGTCTACGGCATTAACGTTCTGGCGAGCTTCGCGGACTTCCGCATTCTGCTGCTGCCCGTTACGACGATTGCGACGGTTTTCGTCACGACCTTCACGCGGCTCGCGAGCTTCGCGGCCTTCATTGTTGCGGTCATCGCGGTTATTACGGTTTTCACGGTTATCGCGATTATTGCGGTCACCGCGGTCGTTACGCTCGCCACGATCGCGGCGGTTGTTCTGACGACGGTTATTACGGCGATCCTGGCGCTGGGTATCAGAGCCCGCGGCTTTCTCTTCCTTCACTTCTTTTACTTCTGCGGCAGCGCTATCGCCGGCGAAGAGTTTTTTCAGTGCAGAGAAGAAGCGGCTAACCAGACCGGGTTGTTCAGCGGCATCTGCTTTTGGCTGAGCGGCAGGCTTCACCGCTGCAGCGGCAGGTTTTTCCGCCGCGGTTTCCTGCGGTGCCGGCGGTACTTCTGGCATCACGAAGGTAGCCAGAGCAGGTTGCTCAGGACGCTTACGTTCGGTGTACTCTTCATCCGATGGCATCGCCATCTCTTCTTCATGCAGCTTAGGCAGCATGTAGCTCAGAGTCTGGGTTTCTTCGCCTTTACGCACGCGCAGTACGGAATAGTGCGGGGTTTCCATCTGATCGTTTGGCACGATAATCGCACGCACGCCGCCCTGACGTTTTTCAATCGCGCTTACCGCATCACGTTTTTCGTTCAGCAGGTAAGAGGCAATCGGCACAGGTACGATGGCGTGAACTTCTTTGGTGTTCTCTTTCAGCGCTTCTTCTTCAATCAGACGCAGAATGGAGAGTGACAGAGATTCGTTATCGCGAATGGTGCCGGTACCGCTACAGCGTGGGCACACATGGTGGCTGGACTCGCCGAGAGACGGGCTCAGACGCTGACGTGACATTTCCAGCAGGCCGAAGCGTGAAATGTGGCTGATCTGAATACGCGCTCTGTCCTGACGAACGGCTTCACGCAGGCGGTTTTCAACCGCGCGCTGGTGGCGAACCGGTGTCATGTCGATGAAGTCGATAACGATCAGGCCGCCAAGGTCGCGCAGACGCAGCTGACGGGCAATTTCATCGGCCGCTTCAAGGTTGGTGTTGAAGGCGGTTTCTTCGATATCGCCGCCGCGGGTTGCTCGCGCGGAGTTGATGTCGATGGCGGTCAGGGCTTCGGTAGTATCGATGACGATAGAACCGCCGGACGGCAGACGGACTTCGCGCTGGAAGGCGGACTCAATCTGCGACTCAATTTGGTAGTGGCTGAACAGCGGGATTTCACCGGTGTAGAGCTTAATTTTGCTGCTGAAATCCGGGCGACCCAGGGCGGCGATATGCTGGCGAGCCAGCTCAAGCACTTTCGGGTTGTCGATCAGGATTTCGCCGATGTCCTGGCGCAGGTAGTCGCGGAAGGCGCGAACGATAACGTTGCTCTCCTGGTGAATCAGGAAAGGAGCAGGGCGGTTCTCAGCGGCTTTCTGAATGGCTTCCCAGTGCTTCAGGCGGAAGCTCAAATCCCACTGCAGCGCTTCGGCAGACTTGCCCACGCCTGCGGTACGTACGATAAGACCCATACCGTCCGGCAGTTCAAGGGAAGAAAGCGCTTCTTTTAATTCGGTGCGGTCATCACCTTCGATACGGCGAGAGATACCGCCGGCGCGAGGGTTGTTTGGCATCAGAACCAGATAGCTGCCCGCGAGGCTGATAAAGGTGGTTAACGCCGCGCCTTTGTTGCCGCGTTCTTCTTTATCAATCTGGACGATCACTTCCTGGCCTTCGCGCAGAACGTCTTTAATGTTCGGGCGACCGTGGGAAGAGTAGTTCGAAGGGAAGTATTCGCGAGCGATTTCTTTCAGAGGAAGAAAACCGTGTCTTTCTGCGCCATAATCAACAAACGCCGCTTCCAGACTTGGTTCAATACGGGTGATTTTGCCTTTATAGATGTTTGCTTTTTTCTGTTCGTGTCCCGGGCTTTCAATGTCCAGATCGTACAGACGTTGCCCATCTACAAGGGCGACACGCAACTCTTCTTGCTGAGTTGCGTTAATTAACATTCTTTTCATCGTAACTTACTCATTATTCTTACATTGGCGACAGAGCTGCGGGCATGGTGACGCTAACCGGGAGTGAACCGATGGCCTCGTGACTAAACGCGTGTCGCCAACCTCACGGTTGTCGTTTGCTGAGAGGCGCAAAGTGTCGGTTGCCTGTATTTCATACGGAAATACAGCGCAATTATCGTGGGAATAACCTTAGAATATTTCTTAAGAGTTGATTCCATATTACCGGTCAGGCTGCAACCCGCAGCCCGCTAACTGCCTGAAAGTACAATACGTCTTACGCCATTGCTGCGTGGATGGACGTTCAGGCAAAATGGGTATTCCGCAAACTTTCTTGCTCTAACAAGATTCAACACGGAAAACCGCAACATTATTCCACTGCTAACCTTGTTATAGCAAGATGACTTTTGCTATTAGCGTCCTGTTTCTTACAGTTTTTTAACCGCAATTTTTACCTCGCCACTAAGGGGATGAAAAAAGGCGGTCTGGACGGTTTAAAACAGAACAGATTGTCAGTTAAGCACATAAAAATGAGTGGCGCTATGCGCGTGGGCTAATTAGAATCGCCGACCATGAAAACAGAGACTCCTTCAGTAAAAATCGTTGCAATTTCGGCCGATGAGGCCGGGCAGCGTATCGACAACTTTTTGCTCGCCCGTCTGAAAGGCGTGCCAAAAAGCATGATTTATCGCATCGTCCGTAAGGGCGAGGTGCGGGTGAATAAAAAACGCATCAAGCCTGAATACAAACTGGAAGCCGGGGACGAAGTACGTATCCCGCCGGTGCGTGTTGCCGAGCGTGAGGAAGAGACCGTTTCTCCGCATTTGCAAAAAGTCGCCGCGCTGAGCGACGTCATCCTTTATGAAGATGACCATATTCTTGTGCTAAACAAGCCTTCCGGTACTGCGGTACACGGCGGCAGCGGGCTGAGCTTCGGGGTAATTGAAGGGCTGCGAGCCCTGCGCCCGGAGGCCCGTTTCCTTGAGCTTGTGCACCGCCTTGACCGCGATACGTCCGGCGTTTTGCTGGTCGCTAAAAAACGCTCTGCGCTGCGCGCGCTTCATGAGCAACTGCGTGAGAAAGGTATGCAGAAGGATTACCTTGCGCTGGTGCGCGGGCAATGGCAGTCGCACGTAAAAGTGGTGCAGGCGCCTCTGCTGAAGAATATTCTGCAAAGCGGAGAGCGTATCGTCAGGGTGAATAGCGAAGGTAAGCCTTCTGAGACGCGCTTTAAGGTGGAAGAGCGCTACGAGTTCGCGACGCTGGTTCGCTGCAGTCCTGTGACCGGGCGCACGCACCAGATTCGTGTGCATACCCTCCACGCCGGGCATCCAATTGCCTTTGACGATCGCTACGGCGACCGCGAGTTTGACAAGCAGCTTGCAGGGACCGGACTGAACCGTCTGTTCCTGCATGCCGCAGCGCTGAAGTTTACCCACCCGAACACCGGGGAGGTGATCCGCATTGAAGCGCCTATGGACGATCAGCTTAAGCGCTGCCTGAAAGCTTTACGCCGCGTTTCCTGAATGCCCTAAAGTCCCGGCTTCGGCCGGGTACGCCCGCCTGTTTCCCCCTCATTTTCGTTGTGACAAATGTCATAGGTTCCGCGCAGCTTTGTTTGAATAATAACCGGGAATGATTCTCATTATTATACAGGGAAGGATGCATGGAAAACTACGCTACCGGGCAGGTGCTGCCCTACAGATTACTTTGTCTGACGCTGTGCCTGGCCTGCGGGGGGGAGGCCAGGGCCGCCGAGGAGACGATTGTTGTCAGGGCTGAAGACGGGCGAGAAAAGTTTCGACGGCTCGCCCCGGACTATTCGCAAGAAAAGCGAAAGCTGGAGCGGATTGCCGGAGGCAGCAATCTTGTGGCTATCGACGAAGAGAACCGGCTGGCAACGTTGCAGGACGCGCTGGATTATCAGCCCGGGGTGTTAATCCAAAACTTCTTTGGTGGGCTGGATCAGCCGCGGTTGAATATTCGGGGCTCCGGTGTTCAAAGTGCACCGCTTTCAAACGGCGTGCTGCTGCTACAGGATGGCCTGCCGGCAACGGACGCTGACGGAAGTTTCCATATCAGCACGCTGGATATGCGTGAGGCGCGCCTTGTCAGCGTGCGCCGCGGCGCCAACAGCATCAATCCTCAAAGTAACAGTCTCGGCGGCGAGCTGGATCTTATCTCCTACACCGGGCGCGATGAGACCGGACGAGTTCGCTATGAATATGGGTCGTTCGGGCGGGAAGGTTTTCAGGGGGCGCTGGGCGGTCTAAATGAACAGTACGGCGTTGACGGCCGGTTGGCCGTTACCATGGACCGCTTTGCAGGTTACCGTAACCATTCTGCCTCCCAGCGGAAAACCGTCAGGAGTAACCTGGGTTACCGGGTAGACAATTTTGAAAACAGAACCTGGTTTGGCTGGACCGATCTGCGCTTTGACGTTGCTGGCCCCGTTTCACCGGCGGTGTTGAAAAAGGATCCTAAAGATGTTTATCCGATGGTTAACCTGCGCGATCCGCACCGCAACGTGCAGCAGGCCAGGGTGGCAAACCGGTCAAGCTGGCAGGGCGATAACCAATGGCTGGACATCGGCCTGTGGTACATAAAGACCCACGATAACTTTGTTACCCCGGCGAATTACCGCCTTAGCAACAGTAACTCGGAGGGCGTACAGATTAGCTACGCTCTGGAAACAGGGCCGGTAACCTGGCAGGCCTCGACATCATGGGATCATATGAATCTGGACCGCACGCTGCTCCAGAACCGTCGGGGTACGGCCGCGGATAAAAAAAGCATCGGGAATTATAAAGGCCGGGCCGAAAATGTTTACGGGACGCTGGGTGCTGGCTGGAAAATGAGCCACAGGTTATTGCTTAATCTCGATCTAAAAGGCACCCATGCACGCCGTGATGTTACCGCCAAAAAGACCGGAGACTCACGGGATCAGGCCTGGACATTCTGGACGCCCAAAGCTGGGTTGATCTGGCAGGCTGCCGACAATCAGCGATTGTTTGCCAACGTCAGTTCCAGCTATGAGCCAGCGACGTTTAATCAGATAATCAGTCCAGGCAAGGGTGAGCTGGTACCTCTTGCTCCCCAGCGAGGCCTGACCTGGGAGATTGGGGGCGAAGGGCAGCTCTTTACCGGCATGAACTGGCAGCTGACGCTTTATCGCAGCATGATAAAAGATGAATACATCACCACCTACGACCCGCAGGGCAATGCGGTGGGGGTATTCAATTATGCGGCGAAAACGCGACATCAAGGGCTGGAGGCAGGGCTGACCGGACTTGTGCCTGCCGGGCCGGGGGATATAGAGTACCGTTTATCATGGACATGGAGTGATTTCCGCTTTATGGGCGGCGAATATAACCGCAAATATATTGCCGGTATTCCCCGTAATATGGTGGCCGGTGAAGTACTGTATAAATGGGGCGGCTGGTCTTTGGGGCCCAATCTCCATTGGTCGCCGACCGATGCGGCCGTCGACCATGGTAACCATCTCAACATTCAGCGGCGCGAACGTTATGCGGTGCTGGGGTTGAAAGCCAGCTATAAAGACAGCAGAGGCTGGTCAACTTATCTTGCTCTGGATAACCTGACCAATAAGCGCTACGCCACAACATCCGTCGCCAACCGCAGCGTTTCGAAAAATGACAGCACCCTCTTCCCCGGGATGGGATTCAGCGTGAATGGGGGGATAACCTACAGTTTCTGATCCTCTCTTACAGCAGGGGGCTATTCGCCCCTGTTTCAAGAAATACTCAAAACATCCGCCTCGCCGAGGCGCTAATATCAAGCAAATAATCCCCGTTTCTGATGATAACGAACCCCGGCTGGATCTCAATGACGCCCTTGCGCCGCCAGCCCGAGAAAAGGCGGCTCAGCGTCTCGTAGCGGATCCCAAGCCTTGCCGCCAGCTGAGCCCGGGACAGAGGCAGGTGAAGCTGCTGGCTATCCTGCTGGCACTGGAGTTCGATAAGCCACGCGGCCAGCCGCTGCTCCGCCGAGCTGGAGGTCAGCCAGTCAATATGATTGATATTCTCGTAGAGCTTGCTGCTGAAATGGACTAACAGGCGCTGCATGAGTTGGGGATTTCCCAGACAGACCCCGAGTATTTCATTTCTGCCCAGCAGCAACACTTCCACCGGGCCTCTGGCTCGTAAATTCATTGGGTAGCGGTTATGCGGCATAAAGATGGCCGCAATGGCAACCACATCATATCTGCGGAAGATGCCGAATATCTTTTCTTCACCGAACCAGGTATGCCGGAAAACCTCAATTTGCCCTGACAGGATACACGGACAGTGGCAGAACCGCTCGCCTTCACGCCTGATTATCTCTCCGGCCTGATAATGCAGATGCTCGCAGTTGGCGGCCAGGCGCATGATTTCTTCATCAGATAAATCGCCGAAAAGCTCGGTTGCGCGTAGCGCCGCGTAGGCTTTTTTTTCCAGCAGCGCGGTTTTGACAATTGTCATAGGCGTCCTCCATTTGCCGGGCATAGAATGCTCAATCATAAATGATAACTATTCTCATCTCAACGAGGGTGCATGATCAATCCCGTCAAAACCGCTTTTCAAACACCATTTGGCGCGGCCGCACTACTGGCGGCGGCGACGGTCTGTCACGCGGAGACCGCCACAAACTTCACTGATATGTCGCAGCGCGAAGTGGCGCTGGAAAAACCTGCCGAGCGTATTGTCGTGATCCCTATCCCCGCAGCGTCAATGCTGGTCGGTATGGATGGCGGGACGCAAAAGCTGGTGGGCATGCATCCGTTTGCCGGTGTCGCCGCCAGGGAAGGCATGCTGAACCAAATGTTTCCTGACGTACTGAACGTTCGTCGCGACACGGTAGGCAACAACTTTGTACCGAATATAGAGACTTTACTGAACGTTAAGCCCGATTTGGTCTGGCAGTGGGGGCACCGCGGGGAGGATATCATTGCGCCTTTAACCAACGCCGGGCTAACTGTCGCCACGCTGAATTATGGCAAGGAGGTCTGGACGCAGCGCTGGATACAGCTGATGGGGGTGACGCTTAAGCAGGAGCAGAGGGCGGCAGAAATGATTGCCTGGCGCGAAAAAACGATCGCCGACATTCAGGCGGTGACCGGGATGATTGCAGTCCCCCAGCGCCCGCGGGTCCTCTATCTGTCCCGCTTTAATGACGGGATCCAGACCTTTGGCTCCACCTCGCACAATAATTTTGATATCGACTTAGCCGGGGGAATCAGCCTCAACAAAGAGGTGACCGGCGCCCGAACGCTAAATATTGAGCAGGTACTGCTTTGGGATCCCGATGTGATTTTGTTGGGCAATTTTGAAGCGGGCCTGGTGCCGGAGGATGTCTATCGCCATCCGCTGTTAAGCAGCGTGCGGGCGGTTAAGCAGCTGCGGGTCTACAAGCTCCCGATCGGCGGGTTCATTTGGGATGCCCCGAATCAGGAAACCCCGCTCTACTGGCAGTGGCTGACGATGATTCTGCATCCGCAAAAGTTCAGCCTGCCGCTGCGCGAGGAGATCCGACAGCGTTACCGGCAGCTTTACCGCTACGCCGTCAGCGATGAACAACTCGACGCCATTTTGCAAATGCCCGTCAACCGGGCTTCGCAGGGGTATTTTGAGCTGATGGGAAGGTAGTCCTGTATGAGAGTTCCGATGTTAAAAAATGGCGGTATTTGGGGGCTGGGGCTGCTCTTGCTGCTGGCCGCGTTGATAGGCGGACTGAGCATTGGCCGCTATCCGGTTGCGTTGAGCCACGTCTGGCAAATTCTGCTGGATGCGGTTTTCATCGGGGACAATTCCGACCCCGACTGGAGTCCGACCGACGGTAAGGTCGTGCTGTACGTGCGTATGCCGAGAGTGTTGATTGCCGCGCTGGTTGGCGCAGGGCTTGCGGTAAGCGGGGCCGCGCTGCAAGGGATCTTTAAAAACCCGCTGGTAGGCCCTCAGATTCTGGGCGTTTCCTCCGGTGCTGCCTTTGGCGGTGTACTGGCGATTTTCTTTTTCTCATCGATGATCCTGACCGTCAGCCTGGCTTTTCTGGGCGGCGTTGCGGCAATTTTCCTGGTCTTTGTGCTCGGGTTTCGACGCGGAGGCGAGAGCCTGCTGATGCTGATCCTGGCAGGAGTGGTGATTAACGCCTTTTTTGCCGCCCTGATCTCATTGATGACCTATTTTGCCGATCCTAATAATACCCTGCAGGCCATCGTTTTTTGGCTGATGGGCAGCTTCGCGTCGGCCACGTATGACAAATTATGGCTGGTCCTGCCGGTAATTACGCTCTGTAGCCTGCTCATTTTTATGCTGCGCTTTCGCATCAACGTGCTGTCGTTGGGGGAGGGGGACGCCCGGGCTCTGGGCATGCCGGTCAGCATGACGCGCTGGACGGTGCTGCTGTGCGTCACCCTGATGACCAGCGCAACGGTGGCTATTTCCGGCACCATCGGCTGGGTTGGGTTGATTATTCCCCATATGGCGCGCTTTATCGTCGGGCACGATCATCGTCGGCTTATCCCGGCCTCGGCCTTGCTCGGAGCCTCTTATATGGTGGCCGTAGATACCCTGGCGCGTAGCGTGACCAGCGCGGAGATCCCTCTGGGCGTCATTACGGCGCTGATCGGCGCGCCCATTTTTGCCGCGCTACTCCGGAGCGTAAATAAACGGAGAAACGCGTGATGATTAACGTGAAAAATTTGTCGTTCGCTCTCGGGCCACGGCCGCTGTTTGATTCCCTCAGCTTCAGCATTCCTGAAGGCCAGGTTTGCGCAGTTCTGGGCGCAAATGGCCGGGGTAAAACAACGCTGCTGCGACTGATTCTTGGGCTGGATGCCTGTCGACAGGGCGAGATTGAACTCGCCGCAGACGCTGCTTTTGTGCCGCAGCTAGCGGAAAGTCCGTTCAGCTATGACGTGGCGACAATGGTCAGCATGGGGCGCGTTCGCCGCCTGCCGTGGTACGCGGTGCCGGGAAAGAAAGACCGAGAAATCGTTGCTGAGTGCCTTGCCTGGCTGGGGCTGAGCGCGCTGGCGGAACAACCCTTTGATCGTCTGAGCGGCGGGGAAAAGCAAAGGGTGATGATTGCCCGTGCCCTGGCCTGCGAACCGCGCATTCTGCTCCTTGATGAGCCGACTTCGGCGCTGGATCTGCATAACCAGGACAATGTGCTTAGCGTGTTGAAAACGCTAGCCGCAGAACGCGGTATGACGATTTTATTCACCAGCCACTCCCCGCAGCATGCGCTCCACGTCGCTGATTACGCGCTGATGCTCTGGCCCGGCAGCGGTGCCGAGTTTGGCCCGGTGCAGCAGGCCATCACGGAAGAGCGGCTGCAGCGCCTGTATCAGATCCCCATTGCGTTAACCGATGTGGTTCGTGAGGCGCGCGCCGTTCGCGGCGTAGTCCCTCTGTTTCGTTAAATAAGAATGGAGAATGTTATATGCAAAAGAACGGCATTGGCGCCTGCGAGGCGCTTCAGCTTTCAGGGCTAATCACCTTAACGGAGCAGGGGATTGCCAGCCGGGTGTTGGCAAAAAACGCCAGCGGAAACCTGACGTTGTTTGCTTTCGATCGGGGACAAACGATTTCAGAGCATCGGGTCCCTTTTGAGGCCGTCGTTATTGTCATTGAGGGGCAGGTGGTGCTGACCATCGAGGGCACGGCGGTCAGCGTTGGGGCAGGCGATATCCTTAGAATGCCTTCGGGTGCCCCTCACTCGCTGGAAGCAATCGAGTCTTCGAAAATGCTGCTGGTGATGCTCAAAAATGTCCCAATGGTGCAAGAGGCTGCGGTATGACCCCCTCCAGTAACGGCGGCCATGAGGCTGGGCATAAATTTCTTGCCAGGCTGGGTAAAACGCGCCTGCGTCCGGGAGGGAAAAAAGCCACGGAATGGCTGCTGGCTTCGTCGGCGCTGGGGCCGAGTAAAAAAGTGCTGGAAGTGGCCTGTAATATGGGGACCACGTCGGTGGGCATTGCTGAACGCTTTGGCTGCCACGTTATCGGTATCGATATGGACAGTGCTGCCCTGCAAAAGGCGCAGCAGACGATAGACGCCCGAGGGGTGTCGAGTCTCGTAACAGTGCTGTTAGCCGATGCCTCAAAGCTCCCTTTTGAGGATGAAGCGTTTGACGTGGTGATTAACGAGGCGATGCTGACGATGTACGCCGACAAGGCGAAACGGCGTCTTCTGGATGAATATTTACGGGTACTGAAGCCCGGCGGATTGCTGCTGACTCACGATATTATGCTGCAGGATCCCTCAGGGGCTGAAGAGGTGGTTGCCCGGATGCGCAAGGCGATCAACGTTAACGCCCAGCCGCTGGGTCTGCAGCAGTGGCTGGGGCTGTTTGAGGAAGCCGGATTTCGCGACATTCAATATAATAGCGGCGGGATGACGCTGCTATCACCGCGAGGATTAATTTATGACGAAGGCCTCCCGGGCGCGCTTCGCATTGTGCGAAATGCGCTGAAAAGGGAGAACCGCAAGCAGTTCCTGCGGATGTTTAAAACCTTCCGCAGCAACAGCGATCGGCTCAGGTATATCGCTGTACGTGCGGTCAAGTAAGCCTCTGCCCGCCCGCTGCTAAAGAAGCAGCGGGTTGCACCCTTCATGGCGCAGCATTTCGCACAGGCTGATGAGCGGCAGCCCAACCAGAGTATTAGGATCTTTTCCTTCCAGGCGCTCAAACAGCGTAATGCCCAACCCCTCGCTTTTAAAACTTCCGGCACAGCTAAGCGGCTGTTCCTTCTGCACATAGCGCCGAATCTCTTCCTCGGTTAAATGGCGGAAATGAACGTCAAAGGGCTCACACAGCGTTTGTAGCTGGCCGTTGGCGGAATTATACAGCGCCATCCCGGTATAAAAGGTCACAATGGTGCCCCGGGCCAGCAATAATTGCTGGACGGCATTCTCTTCGGTGTGCGGTTTTCCCGCTATCTGGTTATTCAATACGCAAACCTGATCGGACCCGATAATGAGATGATCGGGAAAACATTCTTTTAATGCCTGCGCTTTGGCCTGAGCGAGGCGGGTCACTAAATGCCGGGCATCTTCTCCGGGGAGTGGCGTCTCATCGACATCTGGAGCTGCGGTGATAAAAGGCATGCCGAGTTTTTCAAGCAGGCTACGGCGGAACGGAGAAGTGGAAGCCAGTACAATCGGTTTCATATTTTTTTCATTAAAGATAGCGAATTGGATGAAGGCATTTTAAACTGTGCCACCGCAATGTGTGCGAATATACCCGTCATATTTTAAGCCGCAGAGATGTTACCTGCGCTCAGTTACCTGGGCCGGGCGTCTGTCTGCAACTTAAACTATTTAGGGTAGAAATGGCAAAAGGCGCTGTTTCCAGGCCTTTTTCTTTGACTCTATGACGTTACAAAGTTAATATGCGCGCCCTATGCAAAAGGTAAAATTACCCCTGACTCTTGATCCGGTTCGTACGGCTCAAAAACGCCTTGATTACGAAGGAGTGTATGCTTCCGATCAGGTTGAGCGTATCGCCGAGTCTGTAGTCAGTGTGGATACTGATGTAGAATGCTCCATGAGATTCGCTATCGATAACCAGCGCCTCGCGGTCTTGACCGGTGATGCAAAGGTCACGGTAACGCTCGAATGCCAGCGTTGCGGGAAACCGTTTGAACATCATGTTCACACAACGTATTGTTTCAGTCCGGTCCGCTCTGACGAACAGGCTGAAGCACTCCCGGAAGCGTATGAACCGATTGAGGTTAACGAATTCGGTGAAATCGATCTGCGGGCGCTGGTGGAAGATGAAGTTATCCTCTCCCTGCCTGTAGTTCCGGTGCATGATTCTGAACACTGTGAAGTGTCCGAGGCGGACATGGTCTTTGGCGAACTGCCTCCAGAGGCGGAAAAACCAAACCCATTTGCCGTATTAGCCAGTTTAAAGCGTAAGTAATTGAGGAGTAAGGTCCATGGCCGTACAACAGAATAAACCAACCCGTTCCAAACGTGGCATGCGTCGTTCCCATGACGCGCTGACCACCACCACCCTGTCCGTGGACAAAGTTTCTGGCGAAACTCATCTGCGTCACCACATCACTGCCGACGGTTTCTACCGCGGCCGCAAGGTTATCGCTAAGTAATCTGGCGCAACCTTGACACGTCTAACCCTAGCGTTAGATGCCATGGGTGGGGACTTCGGTCCTTCCGTGACAGTGCCTGCAGCTTTGCAGGCACTGGACTCTAACTCTTCGCTTAATCTTCTTTTAGTCGGCAATCCCGACGCAATCACGCCATTACTTGCCAAAGCTGATTTCGAGCAACGCTCGCGTCTGCAGATTATCCCTGCGGAATCGGTTATTGCCAGTGATGCCAGACCTTCTCAGGCGATCCGTGCCAGTCGGGGATCGTCAATGCGCGTTGCGCTGGAGCTGGTAAAAGAAGGGCGGGCAGAAGCTTGTGTCAGTGCCGGTAATACCGGCGCGCTGATGGGGCTTGCGAAATTACTGCTTAAGCCGATAGACGGTATTGAGCGCCCTGCGCTGATGACGGTATTACCCCATCAGCAAAAAGGCAAAACGGTGGTGCTGGATCTCGGCGCCAACGTTGACTGCGACAGCACGATGCTGGTGCAGTTTGCCATTATGGGTTCCGTGATGGCAGAAGAGGTGCTGGGGATTTCCCGCCCGCGCGTTGCGCTGCTGAATATCGGCGAAGAAGAGACCAAGGGGCTGGACAGTATCAGGGATGCCTCTGCATTATTAAAAACAATGCCTTCAATGAACTATATTGGATACCTTGAGGCCAACGAATTGCTCACCGGCAAGACGGACGTTTTAGTCTGTGATGGTTTTGTCGGCAACGTCACACTCAAGACGATGGAAGGTGTTGTCAGAATGTTCCTTTCACTGCTCAAATCGCAGGGGGAAGGAAAAAAAAGGTCGTGGTGGCTGATTATATTGAAGAAGTGGCTACAAAAGCGCCTGACAAGGCGATTCAGTCACCTCAACCCCGACCAGTATAATGGCGCCTGTCTGTTAGGATTGCGCGGCACGGTGATTAAGAGCCACGGTGCGGCCAATCAGCGAGCGTTTGCTGTCGCGATTGAACAGGCAGTGCAGGCGGTGCGGCGGCAAGTTCCCACCAGAATTGCTGCCCGCCTGGAATCTGTATTACCCAAGAGTGACTGAGCGTAAATGCATACGAAGATTATTGGTACCGGCAGCTTCCTGCCTGAACAAGTGCGTACTAACGCTGACCTGGAAAAAATGGTTGATACGTCTGACGAGTGGATTGTCACCCGCACAGGTATCCGTGAGCGCCGTATTGCTGGCCCGAATGAAACGGTTTCAACCATGGGTTACGAAGCTGCGCTCCGTGCACTGGACATGGCCGGCATTGATAAAAATGACATCGGCCTGATT
This Klebsiella michiganensis DNA region includes the following protein-coding sequences:
- a CDS encoding septum formation inhibitor Maf (Maf; overexpression in Bacillus subtilis inhibits septation in the dividing cell), which translates into the protein MKPIVLASTSPFRRSLLEKLGMPFITAAPDVDETPLPGEDARHLVTRLAQAKAQALKECFPDHLIIGSDQVCVLNNQIAGKPHTEENAVQQLLLARGTIVTFYTGMALYNSANGQLQTLCEPFDVHFRHLTEEEIRRYVQKEQPLSCAGSFKSEGLGITLFERLEGKDPNTLVGLPLISLCEMLRHEGCNPLLL
- the rpmF gene encoding 50S ribosomal protein L32 (some L32 proteins have zinc finger motifs consisting of CXXC while others do not), coding for MAVQQNKPTRSKRGMRRSHDALTTTTLSVDKVSGETHLRHHITADGFYRGRKVIAK
- a CDS encoding phosphate acyltransferase, with amino-acid sequence MGGDFGPSVTVPAALQALDSNSSLNLLLVGNPDAITPLLAKADFEQRSRLQIIPAESVIASDARPSQAIRASRGSSMRVALELVKEGRAEACVSAGNTGALMGLAKLLLKPIDGIERPALMTVLPHQQKGKTVVLDLGANVDCDSTMLVQFAIMGSVMAEEVLGISRPRVALLNIGEEETKGLDSIRDASALLKTMPSMNYIGYLEANELLTGKTDVLVCDGFVGNVTLKTMEGVVRMFLSLLKSQGEGKKRSWWLIILKKWLQKRLTRRFSHLNPDQYNGACLLGLRGTVIKSHGAANQRAFAVAIEQAVQAVRRQVPTRIAARLESVLPKSD